Within Fervidobacterium thailandense, the genomic segment GGTCTTAAGAAACTTAACACTACAGCCAAGTTGGGAATAATCAAGCTACTTCAAAAACTCGGTATTGGTGTTGTCAGTACGAGGGATATCGGTTACAGGATTGCTCCGAAGTTGAACGCTGCCGGAAGACTTGATTCGCCGGAGGATGCGTTCAAGCTCATAATCACCAAAGATGATGCCAACGCAACGGAGCTGGTTGAAATCCTGTTAGGTTACAACGCCACCAGGCAGGGGATAGAGGCGAAGATTTACAACGAGGCCGTACAGATGATAGAGTCTCACGGGTTCCACCAGCTACCCGTAGTCGTGGCGTACGGCTACGGCTGGCACTTGGGTGTCATTGGAATCGTGGCAACCAGGCTTGTGCACCTTTACAACAAACCGGTAATGGTCATATCCATAGAGAACGGACTCGGACGCGGTTCGGCAAGAAGTATTGAAGGGGTCAACATCATCGAACTTCTTCAAGACTTTCGCGAAATCTTCGAAGACTTCGGCGGGCATACGATGGCCCTCGGATTTACGATCAGGGAGGAGAAGATTCCAGAACTGATAGAAGCGATTAAGGGTAAGATTTCAGAGGAGATGATCCAGGCAGAACCGGTCGTTTATATTGACGAGAGGATCTCCGTTGAGGACATCAACGAAGACGTGATAAAGGCCGTCGAGATGCTCGAACCGTACGGACACGGTAATCCGGAGCCCGTCTTTTTGATCGAGAAGAGCGACGTGGAGAGGTTCAAAATCTTCGGAGAGTCTGGTTACAACGTCAGGCTGACGATAAAGGGGCCGGCTCGCAGTATCGAAGGTGTCGGGTTCGGATTAAAACTTCCACCGGGTGAGCTCTTCGGTATACAACCTCAGCTCGTGAAAATGGATGTCGTGGGTAATTTGAGGTACGTGGACAACACGATCCAGATGAATATCATAGATTTGAGGATACACAACGTTGGTTACAACGAGATGGTAGAACGGGCGTTCATAAACTCGTTCATCGCTAACTGGCGCGAACAGAAAGAAGAAGAGTACTGGAGTAACGACTTTGAGGACGACATCATGTCCCGCGTGCCAAAGATTGCCGAACTTTGCAAGCTAAAACCTCCGGTTCTGATAAGTTTTCGAATGCCCTATCGAAACGCGTTTTTCTACAAACTTGCAAAACACGGGCGTTTACTCATAATCAACCCGTCGAGCACGGAAGCGATGCACGTTTACGAAAGTCTCCAAAGACACAACATACCTGGACTCACGCTGGTGAATTCACTCAACAGGTCTTTGGGACAGCACGTTATCACAAACGCTGTTTGTGCCGACAAGTTCGGGATTTCACCGGACGAGTTCGATTTCGTTGTTCTCAACGAAATCCAGTTCTTGAAAAACATCGAACCGAACCTGTACGACAGAATCGTTAGAATCTTTGGAAAGAGGGCGTTCTTTACCACGGTCTATTCTTTTGAAACAACGCTTCCCTACTACGAAGTGGACTCGAAGCTCGATTTTTCCATTGAAGATAAGAGAAACCAACCGAAATCACTCAACAACGGTAGTGCGCACCTGGTTTACATGTTCTCCTCACACTCCTCGGTCGAAGCGTTTTTCAACCATTACGTGAAGAAAGTATCCTCGAGGGACGTGGTGTTTTACTCACCGCAACTTGCACCTTTCCAGAGGCTGATAATCTCAAATTTGGTGCGCAAGCACAAGGTAAAGAAACTCGTCTCGTCGACCAACAACGACTCGATACCATCACTTTTTGGAAAGGCAGAGGTTAGACTCTTCGACTTTCCTTACACCTTCAGTGAAATAATCGATGCGGTGAGTGGAGATGGAACCGTGCTCCTCCAACTTAACTATTCGTCCCAGGACATTGTAAAGAAACGGGAAATGCTCAGGAAACTCTTCCCGGCACAAGATGAGATCGAGAGACTGGTTGACGAACTCAACACTTACCTGCCGATGAAGTTGCAGGAATTCGAGAGCTTTGTGTCGAACCTCCAGGTACCTAAGGGTGTGGTACGGAGTATTTACGTCGACCTTGGTGGCCTAAAGGATAACATCGTCCATCCCGTTGACTTCTCACCCGAACGTGTGTTGCGACTGAGCGAGAGGGAGATTGAACTGAGTTACTTTGAGCGGTACACCATGCAACTGGAATCCCTGAGTGTTAGGGATGTTTACAAACTGATTGACGAGCGGTACGTTTACGGCGTGGAAATTTGAAAACACGAAAAGACCAGTGGAGGCGTTGACTATAATCGCCGTAGATTACGGTAAAGTCAAATGCGGTTACGCGGTCGGTACACTCTTCGTAGCCGAGAGTGGAACAGTTAGCAAGAAGGAATTATTTGAGAAGATAAAGGCGCACGACAAGGTGATACTTGGTCTGCCACTCTCGATGAGTGGCAATTACTCTTCTCAGACATTCGAAGTCCTACAATTCGGGCTGAAGTTACTGGACTTGGGTAAAGAAGTTTACCTTGTCGACGAACGCCTGACAACGAAGATGGCGAAAACGTACGGTAAAATCGACGATGATCGTTTCAGTGCCGAACAACTCCTTCTTACTTTTATCCAAAACCCCGCAACTGGTACAAAGTTCTCGAAGAAAACCACCGAGTGCGAGTTAGATAAGGGTGTGTGCAAGCTGGAAAACAATCAAACACTCATCGTTTTCGAAGTTCCCATAGATGAAAAACTCGGTCCCCTGCTCCGCGTTGACTCCAAAGACGCGGCGGCCGTGGGATTTTCGAGGGATCCTTACACCGCGTACACCATGTTCAAAAACGGTCTTTTCGTGCTCAGAGTTTGGGATGATCTTCTGAGCTGGGTGGAAAAAAAGAAGATTGAAAGTAGGCAGTTTTGTATTATAATTAATGTTGATTTCGGACACTTTTTGTCCGACATTTTGGAGCTCCTTATGCAAGAGAACATCCAAATTCGTACGATCTTCTGCAAAACTAAAGACGCGTGCTCGTAGCTCAAGTGGATAGAGCATCGGACTCCGGATCCGAGTGTGCGGGTTCGAGTCCCGCCGAGCACGCCAGTCACGCCCGATGCGTCGAATCGTTGTTATGAACAGTCGACGGCACAGGAGCGGAAGAGGAGGCCAAGAAATGAACAACCACCTTCAAGAAGTTAAAGATCGAGTCTTTCAAAGTGGGATAGATGCTATCCTTGTGCTTAATATCGAAAGTTCCAACACCGTTACCACAAGGTACCTTTCCGGTTTCACCGGAAGCTTTTCCGCGCTCATCATCACACCCAAGAGACACATCATCTTAACCGATTCCAGGTACTGGACGCAAGTTAAGAGCGAGAGTGATTTCGAGCTCGTAAAGTACTTACCTCCGAAAACCTTCCTGGACAGCATCGCGGAAATCCTCTCAAGTTTGGAGGTCAAGAAACTTGGACTTGAAAAGGATAAGATATCCCTGGCGCACTACGAGACGCTCGTATCGAAAGTAAATTGCGAAATCGAGGACATATCGGCCATAATATCGGACGTTCGCTCAAGGAAATCCGAAGAAGAGATAGAGCAGATAAAGGTGGCCGTTGAAATCGCCGAGGAAGCTTTCAGAAAGATGCTTGAGATCGTAAGACCCGGGATGAAGGAAAGCGAACTTGCCGCTTACCTCGAGTACCAGGTAAAGCTCCTTGGAGCCGAGGATGTAGCTTTCGAATCGATCATCGCATCAGGGCCACGGAGTGCGTTACCACACGGAAGGGCCTCCAAGAAGGTCATCGAAAAGGGAGAACCGGTTGTTGTCGACTGGGGTGCAAGGTATAAGGGTTACAACAGCGATATAACCAGAGTCTTTTGTATAGGAGAACCAAACGAGCGTGTCAAACTTGTCCACAGGATTGTATACGAAGCTCAGCAAAAGGCGCTCGAGGGTATAAAGGCGGGAAAGACGGGCAGAGAGATAGATGAGATTGCGAGGAATCACATCAACGAGGCCGGTTACGGTGAATTTTTTGGCCACGGCCTCGGTCACGGCTTGGGCTTAGAAGTACACGAAAGTCCGAGCCTGAGCTACCGAAACGATAAACCACTTGAGGTGGGCAACGTCGTCACGGTTGAGCCTGGGATTTACCTTGAAGGGGAATTCGGTGTAAGGATCGAGGAAGACGTCGTCGTCACGGAGAACGGTTGCACGGTACTCACAACCTTGGAAAGAGGGCTGATCATCCTTTGAGTCCAAGAAGAACGAACATAGTCAAGGACATAACGAAGCTGAGCACGTTCTCCAGCTTCGGGTTTATTATAATTTCCAACGTCCTTGTGGGCGTGATAATTGGCGCGTTCCTCGATAACGTCTTCGGTACCAAGAGAATTCTCTTGGTTATTTTTTTAATATTGGGAATCGCTTCTGGGCTTTACAACGGCTTCAAGTACTTGCTCTCAGAAATTAGAAAGCTCGAGGCCAGTGGAAAAGACCAGCAGCTCCAAGAAAGGTCCACCGGTGACGATCGCGAGGAAACGGGAAGTTCGGAGAGAAGGTGAATGGTAAAGAAAACGGTTAAGCCAAGATTAACAGAGCGAAAGATATTTCACAGCACCCGTAGAAGCGAACTTCTAAAGACTGCAACCAACCTTGTTTTGAGGATCTTAAAGCACGATACGTTCTTTCTCATTTCCGAGTTTGTGGTCCTATTGTTCTTCGAAAAATTCGACGCGGTGATCGGAATTTTGCTTGGAACGGTTGCGATGGCGGTAGGTATCTTCTCCATCGCTTTGAGCTACGAAAATTATGGTATAATATCTCTCGGAAAACTCAGGATACCACGTATGTACTTTTTGAGGTACGCTTTTTACGCCGGTGTCTTTCTGATCTCAGCGCTTATCTCCGATGAAA encodes:
- a CDS encoding M24 family metallopeptidase, whose product is MNNHLQEVKDRVFQSGIDAILVLNIESSNTVTTRYLSGFTGSFSALIITPKRHIILTDSRYWTQVKSESDFELVKYLPPKTFLDSIAEILSSLEVKKLGLEKDKISLAHYETLVSKVNCEIEDISAIISDVRSRKSEEEIEQIKVAVEIAEEAFRKMLEIVRPGMKESELAAYLEYQVKLLGAEDVAFESIIASGPRSALPHGRASKKVIEKGEPVVVDWGARYKGYNSDITRVFCIGEPNERVKLVHRIVYEAQQKALEGIKAGKTGREIDEIARNHINEAGYGEFFGHGLGHGLGLEVHESPSLSYRNDKPLEVGNVVTVEPGIYLEGEFGVRIEEDVVVTENGCTVLTTLERGLIIL
- a CDS encoding AtpZ/AtpI family protein encodes the protein MSPRRTNIVKDITKLSTFSSFGFIIISNVLVGVIIGAFLDNVFGTKRILLVIFLILGIASGLYNGFKYLLSEIRKLEASGKDQQLQERSTGDDREETGSSERR
- the ruvX gene encoding Holliday junction resolvase RuvX, which gives rise to MTIIAVDYGKVKCGYAVGTLFVAESGTVSKKELFEKIKAHDKVILGLPLSMSGNYSSQTFEVLQFGLKLLDLGKEVYLVDERLTTKMAKTYGKIDDDRFSAEQLLLTFIQNPATGTKFSKKTTECELDKGVCKLENNQTLIVFEVPIDEKLGPLLRVDSKDAAAVGFSRDPYTAYTMFKNGLFVLRVWDDLLSWVEKKKIESRQFCIIINVDFGHFLSDILELLMQENIQIRTIFCKTKDACS
- the recJ gene encoding single-stranded-DNA-specific exonuclease RecJ — translated: MRWEIRQVDESLVNQLAGELNVPRLVAKLLVIRGITNVQDARVFLSPTKSILRSPFLMRDMDKAVEILLRARDYGEKVVVHGDYDVDGITGTAVLYTFLSENGWLVDYYIPKRLDNGYGVQPQFVEEAANNSVKVILTVDCGITAFEAAKRARELGIKMVITDHHEPKEVLPEADAIVNPKRADDPYPFKGFAGVGVAYKLVSALAERLNLHPSLVDELLDLVALGTVADMVELLDENRYIVREGLKKLNTTAKLGIIKLLQKLGIGVVSTRDIGYRIAPKLNAAGRLDSPEDAFKLIITKDDANATELVEILLGYNATRQGIEAKIYNEAVQMIESHGFHQLPVVVAYGYGWHLGVIGIVATRLVHLYNKPVMVISIENGLGRGSARSIEGVNIIELLQDFREIFEDFGGHTMALGFTIREEKIPELIEAIKGKISEEMIQAEPVVYIDERISVEDINEDVIKAVEMLEPYGHGNPEPVFLIEKSDVERFKIFGESGYNVRLTIKGPARSIEGVGFGLKLPPGELFGIQPQLVKMDVVGNLRYVDNTIQMNIIDLRIHNVGYNEMVERAFINSFIANWREQKEEEYWSNDFEDDIMSRVPKIAELCKLKPPVLISFRMPYRNAFFYKLAKHGRLLIINPSSTEAMHVYESLQRHNIPGLTLVNSLNRSLGQHVITNAVCADKFGISPDEFDFVVLNEIQFLKNIEPNLYDRIVRIFGKRAFFTTVYSFETTLPYYEVDSKLDFSIEDKRNQPKSLNNGSAHLVYMFSSHSSVEAFFNHYVKKVSSRDVVFYSPQLAPFQRLIISNLVRKHKVKKLVSSTNNDSIPSLFGKAEVRLFDFPYTFSEIIDAVSGDGTVLLQLNYSSQDIVKKREMLRKLFPAQDEIERLVDELNTYLPMKLQEFESFVSNLQVPKGVVRSIYVDLGGLKDNIVHPVDFSPERVLRLSEREIELSYFERYTMQLESLSVRDVYKLIDERYVYGVEI